In Vibrio alfacsensis, the following proteins share a genomic window:
- a CDS encoding DASH family cryptochrome yields the protein MSKRIGLYWFTNDLRVHDNLLLSNAVQEVDELLCLYCYPSITPFLSHYSQVSQLGQGRQRFIKDALLCLDNSLNSLGQRLTVVNLSPWPALQHAIEQIGVTHLFVNANAGVDEQRAVEIIKRQNPHLIVTQKETCTLFTQEQLPFTLRELPKTFTQFRKRAECLTVCSPVDKVQVLPRMMTYEPEALLCLSASNKHRSFFGGERAGLEHCRQYFASTLASEYKQTRNGLDGMDYSTKFSPWLANGCLSPKTIYAMLKHYEAANGANDSTYWIYFELLWREYFYWYARRYKRQLFRFGGIQNKAPLTSFYAHRFQQWKKGETPFPIVNACMHQLNETGYMSNRGRQLVASCLVHELGLDWRYGAAYFESQLIDYDVASNWGNWQYLAGVGADPRGTRQFNLEKQTQMYDPYMEFIDRWKGRCAGAHLDSVDMVDWPIVTDSNGNT from the coding sequence TTGAGTAAAAGAATCGGATTATATTGGTTTACTAACGATTTAAGAGTGCATGACAATTTGCTTCTGAGCAATGCAGTGCAAGAGGTGGACGAGCTTCTATGTTTGTATTGTTATCCAAGCATCACCCCCTTTTTATCTCATTACTCTCAAGTCTCCCAGCTTGGACAAGGTAGGCAGCGCTTTATTAAAGATGCGCTTTTGTGTCTCGATAATTCTCTTAATTCTCTTGGGCAACGACTCACTGTTGTCAACCTCAGCCCCTGGCCAGCTTTGCAACATGCGATTGAGCAAATAGGAGTAACGCATTTATTTGTCAATGCGAATGCGGGGGTGGATGAGCAAAGAGCGGTAGAAATAATTAAGAGACAGAATCCACACCTAATTGTTACTCAAAAGGAAACTTGCACGTTGTTCACTCAGGAACAACTGCCGTTCACTTTGCGAGAGTTGCCGAAAACATTTACTCAATTTCGAAAGAGAGCTGAATGTCTGACAGTCTGCTCTCCAGTTGATAAAGTCCAAGTGTTACCTAGGATGATGACCTACGAGCCAGAGGCTTTGTTGTGCCTGTCCGCATCAAACAAACATCGTTCTTTTTTTGGTGGAGAGAGAGCAGGGCTGGAACATTGTCGTCAATATTTTGCATCGACACTAGCCAGTGAATACAAACAAACGCGCAATGGTTTAGATGGCATGGATTACTCGACTAAGTTTTCTCCTTGGTTAGCTAATGGGTGCCTTTCTCCGAAAACCATTTATGCCATGTTGAAACATTATGAAGCCGCGAATGGCGCAAATGATTCAACCTATTGGATTTATTTCGAACTGCTTTGGCGTGAATACTTTTATTGGTATGCCCGTCGATACAAGCGACAGCTCTTTCGGTTCGGTGGTATCCAAAATAAAGCCCCACTCACCAGCTTTTATGCCCACCGTTTCCAGCAATGGAAGAAAGGAGAAACCCCTTTCCCTATTGTTAACGCTTGCATGCACCAACTAAACGAAACGGGTTACATGTCGAACCGTGGTAGGCAATTGGTTGCAAGTTGTTTGGTGCACGAGCTTGGCCTTGATTGGCGCTATGGTGCGGCATATTTTGAATCACAATTGATCGACTACGACGTGGCATCGAACTGGGGAAATTGGCAATACCTGGCTGGGGTCGGGGCCGATCCTCGTGGGACACGACAATTCAATCTCGAAAAACAGACGCAGATGTATGACCCATATATGGAATTTATTGACCGATGGAAAGGACGTTGCGCAGGCGCACATTTGGATAGTGTAGATATGGTCGATTGGCCTATTGTGACGGACAGCAATGGCAATACTTAG
- a CDS encoding cryptochrome/photolyase family protein, translating into MQFETVRLILGDQLNSEHSWFQQPDEQVLYLIAELKQENTYVTHHIQKVCAFFSAMEQFAKERQSEGHQVLHLTLDDTQSFDDLEHVLQHYVREVGASKFEYQRPDEYRLLEQLAKLKLDGVVTRYVDSEHFLLPFEEIESQFPQGKHIMMEHFYRRMRKRFDILMQDGKPIGGKWNYDTNNRNKLKAQDIEQLPQPLMFSTDVRGITERLAKHDIKTIGNLDGDLLWPINRAQSLSLLAHFCQVCLPLFGRFQDAMTGQHHAKWSLYHSRISFSLNSKLLHPREVIDASLKTFHSNADIDISQVEGFIRQILGWREYIRGVYWANMPHYPKKNELGAERKLPDFFWNGETKMACMRNAIGQSLDYAYAHHIQRLMVTGNFCLLTEIEPDQVDEWYLGIYVDAIEWVEMPNTRGMALFADGGIVGTKPYAASGSYINKMSDYCKGCHYDNKSRSGEGSCPFNSLYWRFMNKHDKRLATNPRIGMIFRSWGNMEEQQRQAILDTAEHYIENVENL; encoded by the coding sequence ATGCAATTTGAAACCGTACGATTGATATTGGGCGATCAACTCAACAGTGAGCACTCTTGGTTTCAGCAACCGGATGAGCAAGTGCTTTACCTGATTGCCGAGCTCAAGCAAGAGAATACTTACGTCACGCACCATATTCAGAAAGTGTGTGCTTTCTTTTCTGCAATGGAACAATTTGCGAAAGAGCGTCAGAGCGAAGGTCACCAAGTTTTGCACCTCACATTGGATGATACCCAGTCGTTTGACGATCTTGAGCACGTCCTACAGCACTACGTGAGAGAAGTCGGTGCGAGCAAGTTTGAATATCAACGTCCCGATGAATACCGTTTACTAGAGCAGTTAGCCAAACTAAAGCTTGATGGGGTGGTGACGCGTTATGTCGATTCGGAACATTTTTTGCTGCCGTTTGAAGAAATAGAATCGCAGTTTCCTCAAGGCAAACACATCATGATGGAGCACTTCTACCGCCGTATGCGCAAGCGATTCGACATCTTGATGCAAGACGGCAAACCTATTGGCGGGAAATGGAATTACGACACCAATAATCGTAATAAGCTCAAAGCCCAAGACATTGAGCAACTACCACAACCTCTGATGTTCAGCACCGATGTGCGCGGTATTACTGAGCGGTTGGCAAAACATGACATCAAAACCATCGGAAATCTCGACGGGGACTTGTTGTGGCCGATTAATCGTGCGCAAAGCCTGTCTTTACTCGCGCATTTCTGCCAAGTCTGTCTACCGTTGTTCGGCCGTTTTCAAGACGCCATGACAGGCCAGCACCATGCTAAGTGGAGTTTGTATCACAGCCGAATTTCATTCTCGCTTAACAGTAAATTGCTGCACCCTAGAGAAGTCATTGATGCTTCACTCAAAACGTTTCATTCCAACGCGGACATCGACATTTCTCAAGTCGAAGGGTTTATTCGCCAAATCTTAGGGTGGCGAGAATACATCCGTGGCGTCTATTGGGCGAACATGCCTCATTACCCAAAAAAGAATGAGTTGGGCGCAGAAAGAAAGCTGCCAGACTTCTTTTGGAATGGCGAAACCAAAATGGCCTGTATGCGCAATGCGATTGGTCAGTCCCTCGATTATGCCTACGCACACCACATCCAACGTTTGATGGTCACTGGTAACTTTTGTTTGCTAACCGAGATAGAGCCAGACCAAGTGGATGAGTGGTATCTCGGTATTTATGTTGATGCGATTGAATGGGTCGAAATGCCGAACACTCGTGGCATGGCATTGTTTGCGGATGGCGGTATTGTTGGCACCAAACCTTACGCGGCAAGTGGGTCTTATATCAACAAAATGAGCGATTACTGTAAGGGATGCCATTACGACAATAAATCGCGCAGTGGAGAAGGTTCGTGTCCGTTTAACAGCTTGTATTGGCGCTTTATGAACAAGCACGACAAGCGTCTCGCAACCAACCCACGAATCGGGATGATTTTCCGCTCTTGGGGCAACATGGAAGAACAGCAACGCCAAGCGATACTCGATACCGCAGAGCATTACATAGAAAATGTGGAGAACTTGTGA
- a CDS encoding SDR family oxidoreductase has translation MEILIVGGNGGIGLAMVQEATVRFPQARVHATYRKQQPDWQHPNVVWHQVDVSQDEQVKALSEQIEHVDWLVNCVGMLHTQEKGPEKNLSSLDADFFQQTIMVNTLPSLLLAKYFTPKLKRSTEPKFATISAKVGSISDNQLGGWYSYRASKAALNMFLKTMSIEWQRMVKHGTVLSLHPGTTDTALSAPFQTNVPEGKLFTPERVAKDLLGLIEKATPQDSGAFWAYDGTLLPW, from the coding sequence ATGGAAATACTCATCGTCGGTGGCAATGGTGGAATTGGTTTGGCTATGGTGCAAGAAGCTACTGTGCGGTTCCCTCAAGCGCGCGTGCATGCCACTTATCGTAAGCAGCAACCAGATTGGCAACATCCAAATGTCGTTTGGCATCAAGTGGATGTATCGCAAGATGAGCAGGTAAAAGCGCTTAGCGAGCAGATTGAACATGTCGATTGGTTAGTGAACTGTGTTGGTATGTTGCACACCCAAGAGAAAGGCCCTGAGAAGAATCTTAGCTCGCTCGACGCAGACTTTTTTCAACAAACCATCATGGTTAATACTCTGCCAAGTTTACTGTTGGCGAAATACTTCACGCCCAAGCTAAAACGCAGCACTGAACCTAAGTTTGCGACCATTTCAGCCAAAGTTGGCAGCATTAGCGATAATCAGTTAGGTGGTTGGTACAGCTATCGCGCATCGAAAGCCGCATTAAACATGTTCCTCAAAACCATGTCGATTGAATGGCAAAGAATGGTCAAACATGGCACGGTGCTTTCACTTCACCCTGGCACCACAGATACCGCTTTGTCGGCACCTTTTCAAACCAATGTGCCAGAGGGAAAGTTGTTCACGCCAGAGCGAGTTGCTAAGGATCTATTAGGCTTGATAGAAAAAGCAACCCCGCAAGATAGCGGGGCGTTTTGGGCTTATGATGGGACGTTATTGCCTTGGTAA
- a CDS encoding DUF2256 domain-containing protein, translating to MKGFKSNLPIKVCLVCKRPFSWRKKWARNWEEIVYCSERCRRNKSTKT from the coding sequence ATGAAAGGTTTTAAATCCAATCTGCCGATAAAAGTTTGTCTTGTGTGTAAACGCCCATTTTCTTGGCGAAAGAAGTGGGCGCGAAATTGGGAGGAAATCGTTTATTGTTCTGAGCGTTGCCGAAGAAATAAATCAACGAAAACGTAG
- the msrB gene encoding peptide-methionine (R)-S-oxide reductase MsrB, with protein MKNVSKLLVGLSFTLPVLFILLSKTGTADTMDKMDASNKTDIATLAGGCFWCTESDLEQLPGVLDVVSGYSGGDLTNPTYRQVSSGKSGHIEVIEVKFDPAVVNYEQVLDYFFRHIDPTDDKGSFVDRGPQYRPAIFYHSAEQKQIAKQFMMEIDKAMIYPKPLKTELIEFEKFYPAESYHQDYYKKSSLKYKYYRYASGRDKYLDEVFGDDRQENPKTLRQLIDEKESQAKVKVYAKPSDKEIKAKLTELQYYVTQEEGTERPFDNKYWDNKAEGIYVDVVSGEPLFSSTDKYKSGTGWPSFTRPIDSAYIVEKTDFKLLYPRTEIRSKFGDSHIGHVFKDGPKPTGLRYCMNSAAMEFIPVNKMASLGYGDYLYLFDK; from the coding sequence ATGAAGAATGTATCTAAGTTGTTGGTGGGATTATCTTTCACACTCCCTGTTCTGTTTATATTGCTAAGTAAAACAGGCACCGCTGATACCATGGATAAGATGGACGCATCGAACAAAACCGACATTGCGACATTAGCGGGCGGTTGCTTCTGGTGTACTGAATCGGACTTAGAGCAATTACCGGGGGTCTTGGACGTTGTGTCTGGCTATTCAGGTGGTGATTTGACCAATCCGACATATCGCCAAGTCTCTTCGGGAAAATCTGGCCATATTGAAGTCATCGAAGTGAAATTCGATCCTGCCGTCGTTAATTACGAGCAAGTGCTGGATTATTTCTTCCGTCATATTGACCCAACAGACGATAAAGGCTCATTCGTTGACCGTGGCCCTCAATACCGTCCTGCAATTTTCTACCATAGTGCAGAGCAAAAGCAGATTGCTAAGCAATTTATGATGGAAATCGACAAGGCGATGATTTACCCAAAACCACTGAAAACAGAGTTGATCGAGTTTGAGAAGTTCTACCCTGCAGAGTCGTACCATCAGGATTACTACAAAAAGAGTAGCTTGAAATACAAGTACTATCGCTACGCATCTGGCCGCGATAAATACCTAGACGAAGTGTTTGGTGACGATCGCCAAGAGAATCCAAAAACACTACGACAACTTATTGATGAAAAGGAATCACAAGCCAAAGTAAAGGTTTACGCTAAGCCCTCCGACAAAGAGATTAAGGCAAAACTGACCGAACTACAGTACTACGTCACCCAAGAAGAGGGAACAGAGCGCCCTTTTGATAACAAGTATTGGGATAACAAAGCAGAAGGAATATACGTTGATGTTGTATCTGGAGAGCCACTGTTCTCATCCACCGACAAGTACAAATCAGGTACCGGCTGGCCAAGCTTTACTCGACCAATTGACTCTGCTTACATCGTCGAGAAAACCGACTTCAAACTGCTTTACCCGCGTACCGAGATCCGCAGTAAGTTTGGCGATTCTCACATTGGTCACGTATTCAAAGACGGGCCAAAGCCAACCGGATTACGTTACTGCATGAACTCAGCCGCAATGGAGTTTATCCCTGTCAACAAGATGGCGAGCCTAGGTTATGGTGATTACCTGTACTTATTTGATAAATAA
- a CDS encoding OsmC family protein, translating to MQAEVKWVEGFKFLGQSQSGHSVVMDGNGGATAPSPMEMVLMAAGGCSSVDVVDGLKTAGQKVTSVNAKLTTERRETAPRIFTQVNIHFEVSGEDLDSEIVAKVAADSLEKYCSVCLMLGKGLEMTHSWEIV from the coding sequence ATGCAAGCAGAAGTAAAATGGGTTGAAGGGTTTAAGTTCCTTGGTCAATCTCAATCTGGTCACTCGGTAGTGATGGATGGCAATGGCGGCGCAACGGCACCAAGTCCAATGGAAATGGTATTAATGGCCGCTGGTGGTTGCAGTTCTGTAGACGTTGTCGATGGTTTGAAAACGGCGGGTCAGAAAGTTACTTCTGTTAACGCGAAGCTTACAACGGAACGTCGTGAAACAGCGCCGCGTATCTTTACACAAGTGAATATCCACTTTGAAGTATCAGGGGAAGATCTAGACTCTGAAATCGTCGCTAAAGTCGCGGCTGATTCACTAGAGAAATACTGCTCAGTGTGCTTGATGCTCGGTAAAGGTTTAGAGATGACTCATAGTTGGGAAATCGTATAA
- a CDS encoding sugar O-acetyltransferase: MTELEKMMSGQIFDGGDEEIDAIRTNATKTLLKLNSSTDAEERITLQAELLGKVGNSYIQPPFHCEFGKTIEIGEQTFINMNVVMLDGAKITIGSHVLIGPSVQFYTASHSLDYRSRLKWETFCKPITIEDSVWIGGNSVINQGVTIGARSVIAANSVVNSDVPPDCLYGGTPAKLIRRLDEAS, translated from the coding sequence GTGACCGAATTAGAAAAAATGATGTCCGGCCAAATCTTTGATGGTGGAGACGAAGAGATTGATGCGATTCGTACGAATGCAACCAAAACGTTACTCAAGTTGAATAGCAGCACTGATGCCGAAGAGCGTATTACCCTACAAGCAGAGCTACTAGGCAAGGTGGGAAACAGCTACATTCAACCACCATTTCATTGTGAATTTGGTAAAACCATTGAGATCGGCGAGCAGACGTTTATCAACATGAACGTGGTGATGCTTGATGGAGCCAAAATCACCATTGGTAGCCACGTCCTTATCGGCCCTAGTGTTCAGTTTTATACCGCTTCGCACTCTCTGGATTACCGCAGTCGACTCAAGTGGGAAACGTTTTGTAAGCCAATCACCATTGAAGATAGTGTCTGGATTGGTGGCAACTCGGTGATCAACCAAGGCGTGACCATTGGTGCTCGCTCAGTAATTGCAGCTAACTCAGTGGTAAACAGTGATGTCCCACCAGACTGCCTTTACGGCGGCACACCTGCCAAGTTGATTCGTCGTCTGGACGAAGCGTCTTAG
- a CDS encoding ferric reductase-like transmembrane domain-containing protein: protein MKNVKIVFVIGLLFLTALWMLADTFSPVPFTYFSFRSVFIQYSGVIGIAAMSVSMLLATRVKWLERPLNGLDKMYRLHKWLGITGLVFSVLHWWWAQGTKWMVGWGWLNRPEKKAQNIEAFPQLQQWFLEQRSLAESIGEWAFYLAVLLIILALLKSFPYHLFVKTHKWLAIVYLLLAYHSAVLIKYDYWSQPIGWLTVVMLIAGSVSALIVLTGQVGRSRKVQGEIISLTSYPGIRVIASTIKLNPGWAGHRPGQFAFVSSKKSERAHPYTIASAWNEQESTLTFVVKELGDWTKQLSQWLKVGMPVSVEGPYGCFDFKDERSRQIWIGAGIGVTPFIAKMQHLMKDRGSREVDFFHVTADYDQAAIDKLKEAASKANVRLHIMITPKDGRLTPDKIRELVPDWQNASFWFCGPSEFGSALQHDFVQHGLDANDYHQELFAMR, encoded by the coding sequence ATGAAAAACGTAAAGATCGTGTTTGTAATTGGCCTACTATTCCTTACGGCTTTATGGATGCTAGCCGATACTTTTTCCCCTGTACCTTTCACGTATTTCAGTTTTCGCTCTGTTTTCATACAGTATTCTGGTGTCATTGGCATTGCTGCGATGAGTGTGTCTATGCTGCTAGCAACAAGAGTAAAATGGCTAGAACGCCCACTCAACGGGCTAGACAAGATGTATCGACTTCACAAATGGCTTGGCATTACGGGGCTGGTGTTTTCTGTTCTTCATTGGTGGTGGGCGCAAGGGACAAAATGGATGGTGGGCTGGGGATGGTTAAACCGACCAGAGAAAAAAGCGCAAAACATTGAGGCATTCCCTCAGTTGCAGCAATGGTTTCTAGAGCAGCGTAGTTTAGCCGAGTCAATTGGTGAGTGGGCATTTTATCTTGCGGTGCTCCTGATTATTTTAGCGCTACTCAAATCATTCCCTTACCATCTATTTGTCAAAACGCACAAATGGCTGGCTATTGTCTATTTGCTTCTGGCGTATCATTCAGCCGTGTTGATTAAGTATGATTATTGGTCGCAACCCATCGGCTGGCTAACGGTTGTTATGTTGATTGCTGGTTCGGTCTCCGCCTTGATTGTGCTTACAGGGCAAGTGGGACGTAGCCGTAAAGTTCAGGGAGAGATTATTTCACTGACGTCCTACCCAGGCATTCGGGTTATTGCCAGCACGATAAAACTCAATCCTGGATGGGCCGGACATCGACCTGGGCAATTTGCATTCGTCAGCTCAAAAAAATCTGAAAGGGCACACCCATACACGATTGCATCAGCCTGGAATGAGCAAGAATCCACTCTGACCTTTGTTGTCAAAGAGCTAGGAGACTGGACAAAGCAACTGAGCCAATGGCTTAAAGTCGGGATGCCGGTTTCTGTTGAGGGACCTTATGGTTGTTTCGATTTTAAGGATGAACGTTCCCGCCAGATATGGATTGGAGCAGGTATTGGGGTGACGCCTTTTATTGCCAAAATGCAACATCTCATGAAAGACCGCGGCAGCCGTGAAGTGGATTTCTTCCATGTAACCGCAGACTATGATCAAGCAGCCATTGATAAGCTAAAGGAAGCGGCGAGCAAAGCGAATGTCAGGTTACATATCATGATTACCCCAAAAGATGGCCGTTTAACACCAGATAAGATCCGCGAACTTGTGCCTGATTGGCAAAATGCCAGCTTTTGGTTTTGTGGTCCATCAGAATTTGGCAGCGCGTTACAACATGATTTCGTTCAGCATGGGCTGGATGCTAATGACTATCATCAGGAACTGTTTGCCATGCGCTGA